A region from the Aegilops tauschii subsp. strangulata cultivar AL8/78 chromosome 5, Aet v6.0, whole genome shotgun sequence genome encodes:
- the LOC109735711 gene encoding peptidyl-prolyl cis-trans isomerase FKBP42: MPEDAAPIAPAPASDPTAGSSDDEITVEDAPFARTELPQDGSAPPVVTTDMEVLHDKVKKQVIKEGHGKIPSKFSTCFVHYRAWVQSSMHKFEDTWQEQHPVEIVIGKEKKQMSGLGIGVGHMKSGERALLHVSWELGYGKEGSFSFPNVPPSADLIYEVELIGFDDAKEGKARSDMTVEERIEAADRRKLEGNDYFKEKKFEEAMQQYEMAVAYMGDDFMFQLFGKYRDMALAVKNPCHLNMAACLIKQKRFDEAIAQCSIVLSEDETNVKALFRRGKARAELGQTESAREDFLKAKKHSPEDKEIMRELRSLAEQDKAMYQKQRELYKGLFGPRPQPKPKAKNFAVLFWQWLVSLVRYLATMFTGKND, from the exons ATGCCCGAAGATGCCGCGCCAATAGCCCCCGCCCCCGCTTCTGATCCTACCGCTG GTTCTAGTGATGATGAGATAACAGTAGAGGATGCTCCTTTTGCGCGTACTGAACTCCCCCAAGATGGCAGTGCCCCACCTGTCGTAACAACTGATATGGAAGTTCTCCATGATAAAGTTAAGAAGCAAGTCATTAAAGAAGGCCATGGGAAGATACCCTCAAAATTTTCTACGTGCTTTG TGCATTACAGAGCATGGGTACAAAGCTCTATGCATAAATTTGAGGATACCTGGCAAGAACAGCatccagttgaaattgtcatcgGAAAAG AGAAAAAGCAAATGTCTGGTTTGGGTATTGGTGTTGGTCACATGAAAAGTGGGGAACGTGCACTGTTGCATGTTAGCTGGGAGCTAGGCTATGGGAAAGAAGGAAGCTTTTCATTCCCGAATGTCCCTCCATCAGCAGACCTTATATATGAAGTTGAACTCATTGGTTTTGATGATGCTAAAGAG GGAAAAGCTCGTAGTGACATGACGGTAGAAGAGAGGATTGAAGCAGCGGATAGGAGGAAGCTTGAGGGCAACGATTACTTTAAAGAGAAGAAATTTGAGGAGGCTATGCAGCAATATGAGATG GCTGTTGCGTATATGGGAGATGATTTCATGTTTCAGTTGTTTGGGAAGTACAGAGATATGGCTTTGGCTGTGAAAAACCCGTGCCATCTCAACATGGCTGCTTGCCTGATCAAACAAAAGAGATTTGACGAAGCTATCGCACAGTGTAGCATT GTGCTGTCAGAGGACGAAACCAACGTGAAAGCGCTGTTCAGACGTGGAAAAGCTAGAGCCGAGCTCGGCCAGACAGAATCAGCGAGGGAGGACTTCCTGAAAGCCAAGAAACACTCCCCGGAAGACAAGGAGATCATGCGGGAGCTTCGGTCGCTGGCGGAACAAGATAAAGCGATGTACCAGAAGCAGAGGGAGCTATACAAAGGTCTGTTTGGGCCGAGGCCTCAGCCCAAACCCAAGGCCAAAAATTTCGCCGTCCTCTTCTGGCAGTGGCTGGTGTCACTGGTCCGTTATCTTGCCACGATGTTCACGGGCAAGAATGACTAG